Proteins encoded together in one Formosa sp. Hel3_A1_48 window:
- a CDS encoding amidohydrolase family protein: MKRKLRINGHSHLLPYPEEIPQFMKDKEIFWVDDERRYMLQKGWSRPVTHSSFFLDEKLEWMEDNKIDHAVVLNLSQLYGNGLRLEMMKKALRFQNDFNAKIQQNHASKFTCGFVIHPGFIQGALWEIERCVEELGLNVLCLPTHFMDSIGQWRSVFDRENDAIFELANKYNLAIEIHPYDGDKMIKLENTSWRFHLIWMLAQCGDAYHFYTLNGMQERFPNIRTCFAHGGQMAQMNLGRRIQGFDGRPDLFDGKTHPRKAVGHPNIYFDTLVHDTDSFNLMLKRQGSNQIIMGLDDPYPLGEMESEAQSSYPGKLLDLAKERDIIDQNQYDDIWEDNVLRWLFGNDQKKINDLTQKILG, encoded by the coding sequence ATGAAACGAAAACTGCGCATCAACGGCCATTCACATCTTCTTCCTTATCCGGAAGAAATCCCTCAGTTTATGAAAGACAAGGAGATATTTTGGGTAGATGATGAACGTAGATATATGCTTCAAAAAGGATGGAGCCGACCTGTAACACATTCTAGTTTTTTTCTTGACGAAAAACTAGAATGGATGGAAGACAATAAAATTGATCATGCCGTAGTGTTGAATCTTTCTCAGTTGTATGGCAATGGTTTGCGTCTTGAAATGATGAAAAAAGCCTTGCGGTTTCAAAATGATTTTAATGCGAAAATTCAACAAAATCACGCCTCAAAATTCACTTGTGGCTTTGTTATTCACCCTGGATTTATTCAAGGTGCGCTATGGGAAATCGAACGCTGTGTTGAAGAGCTGGGCCTTAATGTTTTGTGTTTACCCACTCACTTCATGGATAGTATTGGGCAATGGCGAAGTGTTTTTGATCGAGAAAACGATGCTATTTTTGAATTGGCAAATAAATACAATTTAGCCATTGAAATTCATCCCTATGACGGAGACAAAATGATCAAACTCGAAAATACCTCCTGGCGGTTTCATTTGATTTGGATGTTGGCACAATGTGGAGATGCCTATCATTTCTACACCCTCAATGGTATGCAAGAACGCTTTCCAAACATAAGAACATGTTTTGCTCACGGTGGTCAAATGGCGCAAATGAATCTTGGGAGACGTATTCAAGGGTTTGATGGACGCCCTGACTTGTTTGACGGAAAGACGCATCCTCGTAAAGCTGTTGGTCATCCAAATATATATTTTGACACCCTTGTACACGATACCGATTCTTTTAATTTGATGTTGAAACGACAGGGCAGCAATCAAATTATTATGGGACTGGATGATCCATATCCACTTGGCGAAATGGAAAGCGAGGCACAGTCATCGTACCCAGGAAAACTATTAGATTTAGCCAAAGAACGCGATATTATTGATCAAAATCAATATGACGATATATGGGAGGATAATGTATTGCGCTGGCTATTTGGAAATGACCAAAAGAAAATAAACGATTTAACACAAAAAATTTTAGGCTAA
- a CDS encoding O-methyltransferase, whose amino-acid sequence MHFIPEALDQYVVQHSEDEPKLLQALTRETYQKILQPRMLSGHYQGRVLSTLSKLIKPKTILELGTFTGYSALCLAEGLQKNGVLHTIDVNEELVNFQRKYFDLSKYGSQIHQHLGPALEIIPNLNTKFDLVFLDADKPNYINYFHEIIEKLNPGGVLLSDNVLWSGKVIEPLNENDQSTKIVLEYNQLLKDDDRLETVLLPIRDGLTVSIKK is encoded by the coding sequence ATGCACTTCATTCCCGAAGCGCTGGACCAGTATGTTGTTCAGCATTCTGAAGACGAACCAAAACTTCTTCAAGCACTCACTAGAGAAACCTATCAAAAGATCTTGCAACCACGTATGCTCAGCGGGCATTATCAAGGACGTGTATTAAGTACGCTTTCTAAGTTAATCAAACCCAAAACAATTTTAGAATTAGGAACGTTTACCGGATATTCTGCATTGTGTCTGGCTGAAGGATTGCAGAAAAATGGAGTATTGCATACAATTGATGTCAATGAAGAATTAGTAAACTTCCAAAGAAAATATTTTGATTTGTCTAAATATGGAAGTCAAATCCATCAACACCTAGGCCCTGCTTTAGAAATAATTCCAAATTTAAACACTAAGTTTGATTTGGTCTTTTTAGATGCGGATAAACCAAATTACATCAACTATTTTCATGAAATCATAGAAAAATTAAATCCAGGAGGAGTGCTCCTTTCGGACAATGTGCTGTGGAGTGGAAAAGTTATCGAGCCTTTAAATGAAAATGATCAGTCTACAAAAATTGTTCTCGAATACAACCAGCTTCTTAAGGACGATGATCGCTTAGAAACAGTACTGCTGCCTATCCGCGATGGGCTCACTGTGAGCATAAAAAAATAA
- a CDS encoding Sec-independent protein translocase subunit TatA/TatB, which translates to MIYSLPLFISSTEIVFILFIVIMVFGADKIPDVAKGMGKGMRTLKNATNDIKGEIQRSAEKQGLDASLTKEVNDEINKVKDEIEDLTGSVRRKL; encoded by the coding sequence ATGATTTATTCTTTACCACTTTTTATAAGCAGTACCGAAATTGTTTTCATCCTTTTTATAGTGATTATGGTTTTTGGTGCTGATAAAATTCCCGATGTAGCAAAGGGTATGGGTAAGGGGATGCGTACGTTAAAAAACGCTACTAACGACATTAAGGGTGAAATACAACGCAGTGCTGAAAAGCAAGGCTTGGATGCCAGCCTTACTAAAGAAGTCAATGACGAAATCAATAAGGTAAAAGACGAGATTGAAGACTTGACAGGCTCTGTCCGTCGAAAGTTATAA
- the pepE gene encoding dipeptidase PepE: protein MKKLLIASTSTVHGSGYLDYLLDELIHFFKSTKTIVFIPYARPGGLSHEEYTKIVQKAFRKIQKNVIGLHEFEDPKQAINQAEGIFVGGGNSYVLVDQLYKNDLLVSLKVALDSGTPYLGTSAGSNICGISMGTSNDMPIVHPQSFETLGVLPFNINPHYLDPNPDSKHMGETRETRIKEFHCYNKQAVIGLREGSFLSVQGKQITLKGALNARIFEQNKTPYEIEPDSDLSDLR, encoded by the coding sequence ATGAAAAAACTTCTCATTGCCAGTACATCCACAGTCCATGGAAGTGGGTATTTAGACTATCTTTTAGATGAGTTGATTCATTTCTTTAAATCTACAAAGACTATCGTTTTTATTCCTTATGCCCGCCCAGGTGGATTAAGTCACGAAGAGTACACTAAAATTGTTCAAAAAGCATTCCGGAAAATACAAAAAAATGTAATTGGTCTTCACGAATTTGAAGATCCGAAACAGGCTATTAACCAAGCTGAGGGTATTTTTGTCGGAGGTGGAAATAGTTATGTGTTGGTTGATCAACTCTATAAAAATGATCTGCTCGTTTCTCTAAAAGTGGCCTTAGATTCCGGAACTCCGTATCTGGGAACAAGCGCGGGAAGTAATATTTGCGGTATCTCCATGGGCACTTCCAACGATATGCCTATTGTTCATCCACAAAGCTTCGAAACTTTGGGCGTGCTTCCTTTTAATATTAATCCACACTACTTAGATCCAAATCCCGATAGTAAACATATGGGCGAAACAAGAGAAACTAGGATTAAAGAATTTCATTGCTACAATAAACAAGCTGTGATTGGGCTAAGAGAAGGAAGCTTTTTAAGTGTTCAAGGAAAGCAAATTACTCTGAAAGGTGCTTTAAATGCTCGTATTTTTGAACAAAACAAAACTCCATACGAAATTGAACCCGATTCTGATCTTAGCGATTTACGATAA
- a CDS encoding GNAT family N-acetyltransferase, producing the protein MEFKIIPADQIATVIPLVKIMAKDIFSDAVLLQRFKEMTTQNYECVGVYVDQQLIAVAGMWFCTRHYSGRSVEVDHVCVDNAIRNQGIGTKLMEWIQTYVKKKGCETIELNTYIENSLSQDFYSRQGFKKLGFHYLKSI; encoded by the coding sequence ATGGAATTTAAAATTATACCTGCCGATCAAATAGCTACAGTTATTCCTTTGGTCAAAATAATGGCTAAAGACATTTTTTCAGACGCGGTACTTTTGCAGCGCTTTAAAGAAATGACTACTCAAAATTATGAGTGTGTAGGGGTTTATGTTGATCAGCAGCTGATTGCTGTAGCAGGAATGTGGTTTTGCACCCGTCATTATTCTGGCAGGAGTGTTGAAGTGGATCATGTCTGTGTTGATAACGCAATAAGAAATCAAGGAATTGGAACAAAGCTGATGGAGTGGATTCAAACCTATGTAAAGAAAAAGGGGTGCGAAACAATTGAGCTTAATACCTATATTGAAAATAGTTTATCACAGGATTTTTATTCAAGACAAGGTTTCAAAAAGTTGGGGTTCCACTATTTAAAATCTATTTAA
- the gpmI gene encoding 2,3-bisphosphoglycerate-independent phosphoglycerate mutase: MNKKVILMILDGWGTSPDPKVSAIDHAKTPFIDGLYTNYAHASLRTDGLHVGLPEGQMGNSEVGHMNLGAGRIVYQDLAKINLAVSNKTLGEESVLKQAIAYAKTKNKPIHLLGLLSDGGVHSHINHLFGLLDTLEENDIDKAYVHAFTDGRDVDPKSGFGFVTELESRLEGSPIQLASVTGRYYAMDRDKRWERTKLAFDALVHGNGEFSKDLTKSIKNSYEEDITDEFLKPIIATNQNNEAVAKIEEGDVVLFFNFRTDRGRQLTEALSQKDFHEYNMHALDLKYVTMTNYDDNFKNIDVIFNKENLNNTLGEVLEAHGKTQLRIAETEKYPHVTFFFSGGRETPFNGEQRILKNSPKVPTYDLKPEMSAFELRDALIPVLEKEETDFICLNFANGDMVGHTGVMDAAVKACEAVDQCVKDVVNSALEHNYTTLLIADHGNCETMINPDGSPNTAHTTNPVPIILIDKDLKQIEDGILGDMAPTILKLIGISPPAVMTQKSLV; this comes from the coding sequence ATGAATAAAAAAGTAATTTTAATGATTTTGGATGGTTGGGGAACTTCACCCGACCCAAAAGTATCCGCTATTGATCACGCAAAAACACCATTTATTGATGGGCTATACACTAATTATGCACATGCTAGTCTTAGAACTGACGGCCTTCATGTTGGACTCCCAGAAGGACAAATGGGCAATAGTGAAGTTGGGCATATGAATCTTGGAGCAGGTCGTATCGTATATCAAGATTTAGCTAAAATCAATTTAGCTGTATCCAACAAAACTTTAGGCGAGGAAAGTGTACTAAAGCAAGCCATCGCTTATGCAAAAACCAAAAACAAACCCATTCATTTGCTCGGACTCTTGAGCGATGGGGGTGTGCATTCGCATATAAATCACTTATTTGGACTACTTGACACTTTAGAGGAAAATGATATTGACAAAGCGTACGTACATGCTTTTACAGATGGAAGAGATGTAGATCCAAAATCAGGATTTGGTTTTGTTACCGAATTAGAATCACGACTGGAAGGTTCTCCTATTCAACTTGCCTCAGTAACGGGACGATACTACGCGATGGATCGAGACAAGCGTTGGGAGCGTACAAAATTGGCTTTCGATGCTTTGGTCCATGGTAATGGAGAATTCTCAAAAGATTTGACAAAAAGCATTAAGAACAGTTATGAAGAAGATATTACTGATGAGTTTCTAAAACCAATAATCGCAACAAACCAGAACAATGAAGCAGTTGCGAAAATAGAAGAGGGTGATGTTGTATTGTTTTTTAATTTTAGAACAGATCGAGGACGGCAGCTGACAGAGGCGTTGAGCCAGAAAGACTTCCATGAATATAATATGCATGCTTTAGATTTGAAGTATGTTACCATGACAAATTATGATGATAACTTCAAAAATATTGATGTTATTTTTAATAAAGAAAATCTAAATAACACTTTAGGTGAAGTCCTTGAGGCTCATGGAAAAACACAATTACGTATAGCCGAAACAGAAAAATATCCACATGTTACTTTTTTCTTCTCTGGGGGAAGAGAAACACCTTTTAATGGCGAGCAGCGCATATTAAAAAACTCACCAAAAGTACCTACTTACGACCTCAAACCAGAAATGAGTGCCTTTGAATTACGCGATGCACTCATACCTGTCTTAGAAAAAGAAGAAACAGATTTTATCTGCCTTAACTTTGCCAATGGAGATATGGTTGGACACACCGGTGTGATGGACGCTGCTGTAAAGGCTTGTGAAGCGGTAGATCAATGCGTAAAAGATGTTGTAAATAGCGCTTTGGAACACAATTATACAACACTTTTAATTGCTGATCACGGTAATTGTGAAACCATGATAAATCCCGATGGCTCTCCTAATACAGCACATACAACAAACCCAGTCCCTATCATCCTTATTGATAAAGATTTAAAACAAATTGAGGATGGAATTCTGGGGGATATGGCCCCAACAATATTAAAGCTAATTGGCATTAGCCCTCCCGCTGTAATGACTCAAAAATCTCTGGTTTAA
- the map gene encoding type I methionyl aminopeptidase, whose amino-acid sequence MKTLNLKTAEEIELIRESALIVSKTLGMLAKEVQPGVTTLQLDSLAETFIRDHGATPGFLGLYDFPNTLCVSPNEQVVHGIPNDTPLKEGDIISIDCGALKNDFYGDHAYTFPVGEIAAETQKLLEVTKASLYEGIKAFKKNNRVGDVGYAIQNYCESYGYGVVRELVGHGLGRVMHEEPEMPNYGKRGRGKKFANGMVVAIEPMINMGTQRIKHHSDGWTITTRDNRPSAHFEHNIAMVDGKPELLSTFAYINEALGIETDEELEYTR is encoded by the coding sequence ATGAAGACGCTTAATTTAAAAACTGCTGAAGAAATTGAACTCATTCGCGAGAGTGCGCTTATCGTGTCAAAAACCCTCGGGATGCTTGCTAAAGAAGTTCAACCTGGTGTTACTACACTTCAACTCGATAGTCTAGCAGAAACATTTATAAGAGACCATGGAGCCACCCCTGGTTTTTTAGGTCTTTATGATTTTCCAAATACATTATGTGTAAGCCCTAACGAACAAGTAGTCCACGGAATTCCAAATGACACACCTCTAAAAGAAGGTGACATTATTTCTATAGATTGTGGCGCCCTAAAAAATGATTTTTATGGTGATCATGCCTACACTTTTCCCGTTGGTGAAATAGCAGCAGAAACACAAAAACTTTTAGAAGTCACAAAAGCATCACTTTATGAAGGCATTAAGGCCTTCAAAAAAAATAACCGCGTTGGTGATGTGGGTTACGCGATCCAAAATTATTGTGAGTCATACGGATATGGAGTTGTCAGAGAATTGGTAGGCCATGGATTGGGGCGCGTAATGCACGAGGAGCCTGAAATGCCTAATTACGGTAAACGTGGGCGCGGAAAAAAATTTGCTAACGGAATGGTTGTTGCTATCGAACCAATGATCAATATGGGGACTCAACGCATCAAACACCACAGCGACGGTTGGACCATCACTACTCGAGACAATAGACCTAGCGCACATTTCGAACACAATATAGCCATGGTAGATGGAAAACCAGAACTACTGTCCACATTTGCTTATATTAATGAAGCCCTTGGAATAGAAACTGATGAAGAACTGGAATATACAAGATAA
- a CDS encoding DUF3050 domain-containing protein, whose protein sequence is MTPIQKIEHELIDLKTQINKHPLYKTLETIEDVKIFMGIHVFAVWDFMSLLKALQNLLTNSNIPWTPKGHGEAARFINEIVMGEESDVNESGEVKSHYEMYIDAMDQIQVNTSKIKAFITSIENGDSIEIALEKHKIDRAIADFIKFTFEVINSGKAHRIASAFTFGREDVIPDMFFEIIQQSKTDKEDNRYSKLLYYLNRHIEIDGDEHGPISLKMVETLCGNDEQKWSEALEVAKTALQQRISLWDFIQKTILPTKQMAVMQ, encoded by the coding sequence ATGACACCTATTCAAAAAATAGAACATGAACTTATAGATTTGAAAACACAGATTAATAAGCACCCACTCTACAAAACGCTCGAAACTATTGAGGATGTAAAAATATTTATGGGAATTCATGTATTTGCTGTTTGGGATTTTATGTCTTTGTTAAAAGCACTTCAAAATTTATTGACCAACAGTAATATACCATGGACACCAAAGGGCCACGGGGAAGCAGCGCGATTTATCAATGAAATTGTAATGGGGGAAGAAAGTGATGTAAATGAATCAGGTGAGGTAAAAAGCCATTACGAAATGTACATCGATGCTATGGATCAGATTCAGGTTAATACTTCAAAAATAAAAGCCTTTATAACCTCCATAGAAAATGGCGATTCAATTGAAATAGCACTAGAAAAGCACAAAATTGATAGAGCAATAGCTGACTTTATAAAATTTACTTTTGAAGTTATTAATAGCGGAAAAGCACACCGTATAGCTTCGGCCTTTACTTTTGGTCGTGAGGATGTAATTCCTGATATGTTTTTTGAAATTATTCAACAATCAAAAACAGATAAAGAGGATAATCGCTACAGTAAGTTGTTGTATTATTTGAATCGTCATATAGAAATCGACGGAGATGAACATGGTCCTATTTCACTAAAAATGGTTGAAACTCTTTGTGGAAATGATGAGCAAAAATGGAGTGAAGCACTTGAAGTGGCAAAGACGGCCCTTCAACAACGCATATCGCTTTGGGACTTCATCCAGAAAACTATTTTGCCTACAAAACAAATGGCGGTAATGCAATAG
- a CDS encoding FAD:protein FMN transferase has product MRNAVFLFLIVLVSCQDKVKQQRNSGAIFGTTYSIIYDSTRNYQSEFDLIFRDINQSMSTYIPNSIISKVNSNETTKIDSQFKTVFQTSKLIHKTTNGRFDPTIGAVVNAWDFGPEGKVEQLDSLKIKALMQSVGLDKVSINGLNINKPEATKIDFNAIAKGYGVDRIANFLKRSGVDNFLVEIGGEIICGGINSIKTAPWKIGVQNPNLESEVPYIDTVVLNNEAMATSGTYRKYKIDENGRKYTHIIDTESGYPSRTNILSVSVVAKSCIIADAYATALQTMKVEDFSGFLSVHPELRVYIIFEDENKELAFKSFNGF; this is encoded by the coding sequence ATGAGAAACGCAGTTTTTTTATTTCTAATAGTTTTAGTCTCTTGCCAAGACAAAGTCAAACAGCAGCGTAACTCTGGTGCTATCTTTGGCACTACATACAGTATTATTTATGACAGTACACGTAATTATCAATCTGAGTTTGATTTAATTTTTAGGGACATCAATCAATCAATGTCAACCTATATTCCGAATTCAATTATTTCAAAAGTTAATAGTAATGAAACGACAAAAATTGATTCTCAGTTTAAAACCGTATTCCAAACCTCTAAGCTTATTCATAAGACAACAAACGGCCGATTTGACCCCACTATTGGAGCCGTAGTAAATGCATGGGATTTTGGTCCTGAAGGTAAAGTAGAACAACTCGATAGTTTGAAAATAAAAGCATTGATGCAATCTGTTGGTTTAGATAAAGTGTCAATTAATGGTTTAAATATCAATAAGCCCGAAGCTACTAAAATTGATTTTAATGCTATTGCTAAGGGGTACGGGGTAGATCGAATAGCCAATTTTTTAAAACGCAGTGGTGTTGATAATTTTTTGGTGGAAATTGGAGGCGAAATCATATGTGGTGGTATAAATTCCATCAAAACAGCACCATGGAAAATAGGTGTTCAAAATCCAAATTTAGAAAGTGAGGTTCCCTATATTGATACTGTTGTCCTTAACAATGAGGCCATGGCAACATCGGGTACATACCGCAAATATAAAATTGATGAAAATGGACGGAAGTACACGCATATAATTGATACAGAATCAGGTTATCCAAGCCGAACCAATATCCTGAGTGTCTCTGTTGTAGCCAAAAGCTGTATTATTGCCGATGCGTATGCTACTGCTCTTCAAACCATGAAAGTTGAAGACTTTTCAGGATTTTTGAGTGTGCATCCCGAATTAAGAGTTTATATAATCTTCGAGGATGAAAACAAAGAATTAGCTTTTAAATCTTTTAATGGATTTTAA
- a CDS encoding Na(+)-translocating NADH-quinone reductase subunit F: protein MSKALSKQELHNLGMNHVGKDLESRGFEFVAINSKLKKHPQFVCIDKNNQYFFVIVRVVKLPQNPNNYDVVWMETFKKHAFDKDAKVLYAGVAVGNPEGEDLPVYLDKEYLIEYNGIQVIEAHMN from the coding sequence ATGTCAAAAGCACTTTCTAAGCAAGAATTACACAACTTGGGTATGAACCATGTTGGCAAAGATTTAGAATCTAGAGGTTTTGAATTTGTTGCGATTAATAGTAAACTAAAAAAGCATCCACAGTTTGTCTGTATTGATAAAAATAATCAGTATTTCTTTGTCATTGTTCGGGTTGTTAAATTGCCGCAAAATCCAAATAATTACGACGTAGTTTGGATGGAGACCTTTAAAAAGCATGCTTTTGATAAAGATGCGAAAGTTTTGTATGCCGGGGTAGCTGTTGGTAATCCTGAAGGCGAAGATTTACCTGTCTATTTAGACAAAGAATACTTGATTGAGTACAACGGGATTCAGGTTATAGAGGCGCATATGAATTAA
- the nqrF gene encoding NADH:ubiquinone reductase (Na(+)-transporting) subunit F: MILAAGTSGTVIATVVAFLVISLLLISVLLFVKQKLSPSGPVKILINGEREIEVSSGGTLLSTLGNQKIFLPSACGGGGTCIQCECHVLSGGGEALPTETPHFSRKELKHGARLSCQVKVKQDMEITIPEEVFGIKKWEATVVRNYNVASFIKEFVVEIPEDMGYKAGGYIQIEIPPCEIDFEGMDITAHPEEHDDPKKFQTEWDKFGLWPLKMKNSETVERAYSMASYPAEGREIMLNVRIATPPWDRSKNGWMDVNPGVASSYIFAQKPGDKVTISGPYGEFFINESESEMLYVGGGAGMAPMRSHLYHLFKTLKTGRKVTYWYGGRSKRELFYLDHFQQLENEFSNFKFYLALSEPMEEDNWKVKENIDAPGDGFVGFIHNCVIDNYLNHHETPEDIELYFCGPPLMNKAVQKMGEDFGIPDEHIRFDDFGG; encoded by the coding sequence ATTATTTTAGCTGCTGGAACATCCGGAACCGTTATCGCTACTGTCGTAGCATTCTTAGTGATTTCTTTACTTCTCATTAGTGTGCTTCTTTTTGTAAAACAAAAGCTATCTCCCTCGGGACCTGTTAAGATTCTAATTAATGGTGAAAGAGAAATTGAAGTATCTTCAGGGGGGACTTTATTGTCTACACTCGGAAACCAAAAAATATTTTTACCATCTGCTTGTGGAGGTGGTGGTACTTGTATACAGTGCGAATGCCATGTTTTGTCTGGTGGTGGAGAAGCATTACCTACAGAAACGCCTCACTTTTCTAGAAAAGAGTTGAAACACGGCGCACGTTTGTCTTGTCAGGTTAAGGTGAAGCAAGATATGGAAATCACCATACCAGAAGAGGTTTTTGGAATAAAGAAATGGGAAGCCACTGTAGTACGAAACTACAATGTAGCCTCTTTTATTAAGGAGTTTGTTGTTGAAATCCCAGAAGATATGGGGTACAAGGCTGGAGGGTATATTCAAATTGAAATTCCACCATGCGAGATCGATTTTGAAGGAATGGATATAACTGCGCATCCAGAAGAACACGACGATCCCAAAAAATTCCAAACCGAATGGGATAAGTTCGGATTATGGCCCCTAAAAATGAAAAATAGCGAAACTGTAGAGCGTGCATATTCTATGGCTTCTTACCCAGCAGAAGGTCGAGAAATAATGCTGAATGTTCGTATTGCTACCCCGCCATGGGATCGTTCTAAAAATGGATGGATGGATGTTAATCCTGGAGTTGCATCGTCTTATATTTTTGCTCAAAAACCTGGTGATAAAGTTACCATCTCCGGACCTTATGGTGAATTCTTCATCAATGAGAGTGAGTCAGAAATGCTGTATGTTGGTGGTGGAGCAGGAATGGCACCAATGCGCTCTCACCTTTACCACTTATTCAAAACGTTAAAAACCGGTCGTAAAGTAACATATTGGTATGGTGGTAGATCTAAAAGAGAATTGTTTTACTTAGATCATTTCCAACAATTAGAAAACGAATTTTCTAATTTCAAATTCTACCTTGCTCTTTCTGAACCGATGGAAGAGGACAATTGGAAAGTAAAAGAAAATATCGATGCACCTGGTGACGGTTTTGTTGGATTTATTCACAACTGTGTAATTGATAACTACTTGAATCATCATGAAACTCCAGAAGATATCGAACTCTACTTCTGTGGTCCCCCATTAATGAATAAAGCTGTTCAAAAAATGGGTGAAGATTTCGGAATTCCAGATGAGCACATCCGATTTGATGATTTTGGAGGATAA
- the nqrE gene encoding NADH:ubiquinone reductase (Na(+)-transporting) subunit E: MIEHIELFFKSIFIDNMVFAVFLGMCSYLAVSKKVATAVGLGAAVIFVLAITVPLNWLLDQYLLQPGALSWLGEEFADYDLGFLSFIMFIATIATMVQLVEIIVEKFSPSLYNSLGIFLPLIAVNCAILGGSLFMQSREIETFGLAVNYGISSGIGWFLAILAIASIREKIRYSNVPAPLRGLGITFIVTGLMGIGFLSFGGMLTGGDEAPAESAEKVEKVEVKPILEQENEIVNNTKSEN; encoded by the coding sequence ATGATAGAACACATCGAATTATTTTTTAAATCAATTTTTATTGATAATATGGTGTTTGCAGTTTTCTTGGGCATGTGCTCTTATTTAGCTGTTTCAAAAAAGGTAGCTACAGCTGTGGGATTAGGAGCTGCAGTTATTTTTGTACTCGCTATAACTGTTCCACTAAACTGGTTGCTTGATCAGTATTTATTGCAGCCTGGAGCACTATCTTGGTTAGGGGAAGAATTCGCAGACTACGATTTAGGGTTCTTATCCTTCATTATGTTTATTGCTACTATTGCTACAATGGTTCAATTGGTTGAGATTATTGTTGAGAAATTTTCACCTTCATTGTATAACTCTTTAGGAATATTTTTACCACTTATTGCAGTAAACTGTGCTATTTTGGGCGGATCACTATTTATGCAATCGCGTGAAATCGAAACATTTGGGTTAGCTGTCAATTATGGTATATCATCAGGTATTGGTTGGTTTTTAGCTATTTTGGCCATAGCTTCAATACGTGAAAAAATTAGATATTCAAATGTTCCTGCCCCTTTGAGAGGTTTGGGAATTACCTTTATTGTAACTGGTTTGATGGGTATTGGTTTTCTTAGTTTTGGCGGCATGTTGACTGGTGGTGATGAAGCTCCAGCTGAGTCAGCCGAAAAGGTAGAGAAAGTCGAAGTAAAACCTATTTTAGAACAGGAAAATGAAATTGTTAACAATACTAAATCCGAAAATTAA
- a CDS encoding NADH:ubiquinone reductase (Na(+)-transporting) subunit D — translation MGLLSKKDAKLITDPLTDNNPITIQVLGICSALAITAELKASLVMGIAVLFVLGIGNVVISLIRNIIPSKIRIIVQLIVVASLVIIVDQVLKAFAYELSKTLSVFVGLIITNCIIMGRFEAFALGNGPWKAFLDGIGNAFGYAVILLIVGFFRELLGSGTLFGVPVLGDPIEKTGLYSTGYENNGFMLMPPMALIIVGLIIWVQRSRNEALIED, via the coding sequence ATGGGACTACTTTCTAAAAAAGATGCTAAGTTGATCACGGATCCTTTAACGGACAACAACCCGATTACTATTCAAGTATTAGGTATTTGCTCAGCTTTAGCTATTACCGCAGAGCTAAAAGCATCATTAGTGATGGGAATAGCCGTTTTGTTTGTGTTAGGTATTGGTAATGTTGTAATCTCATTAATTCGAAATATTATCCCTTCTAAAATCAGAATTATTGTTCAACTTATTGTTGTAGCTTCATTGGTAATTATTGTGGACCAGGTTCTTAAAGCGTTTGCATATGAGCTTAGCAAAACATTATCTGTATTTGTAGGGTTAATCATCACTAATTGTATTATCATGGGTCGATTTGAGGCTTTTGCACTGGGAAATGGTCCCTGGAAAGCTTTTTTAGATGGCATCGGTAATGCTTTTGGATATGCTGTTATTCTTTTGATTGTTGGGTTTTTTAGAGAGCTTTTAGGCTCCGGAACTTTATTTGGAGTTCCAGTTTTGGGTGATCCTATTGAAAAAACAGGACTATATTCTACAGGATATGAAAATAATGGTTTTATGCTGATGCCTCCGATGGCCCTTATCATCGTCGGCCTTATAATTTGGGTACAGCGCAGTAGAAATGAAGCATTAATTGAAGATTAA